A segment of the Acidimicrobiales bacterium genome:
CCGACCGGCATGCCCACCAGCTCGCGGGGCGGGTTCGAGCCCATCTTCCGGTTGGCGTAGGCGTTGAGCATGAACTGGAGCGGCATCGGCAGCGTGCCCGGCGACTCCGGGGCCTCCCAGGCGTCGGTCCACGCCGTCCGCAGCTGGCGGGCCGGCTTGCCGGTGAAGGCGCGGGACCGGACCGTGTCCGTCGACATGGCGGCCAGCAGCTTGTCGGTCACCACCCCGCCCTGGGTGTTCTCGGAGACGGTCAGCCAGATCGATCCGGTCCAGACGCCGTCGGCGCCGAGCGCCATGGCCGCCGCCATCTGGCGGCCGCTGCCGATGCCCCCGGCGGCCAGCACGGGCACCGGGGCGACGGCGTCGACGACGTCGGGGATGAGCACCATGGTGGCGACCTCGCCGGTGTGCCCGCCGGCCTCGTAGCCCTGGGCGATGATGATGTCCACGCCCTGCTGCACGTCCCGGACGGCCTGCTCGGCCCGGCCGATGAGCGCGGCCACCTTCACGCCCTGCTCGTGGGCCTGGTCGATGGCCGCCTTGGGCGGCGGGCCGAGGGCGGAGGCGAGCAGCGCGATGTCGTGCGAGAGGGCGATCTCGATCTGCGGGCTGCCCGTGGCCTCGGTCCAGCCGAGCACACCGGCACCCATGCCGGCGCCGGACTCCAGCTCGGCCTCGGGGACGGGCGTGACGCCGTGGTCGGCCAGGATCTTGTCGACGTAGTCCCAGTGCTCCTGGCTGATGTACTCCCGGAGCTTGGCGCCGATGTCGCTGGTGTCGGCGATGCCGGCGTCACGGTCGACGGTCTTGACCGGCATGACGACGTCCACGCCGTAGGGCTTGCCGCCGACGTGCTCGTCGATCCACCTCAGCTCCAGCTCGAGTTGCTCGGGGGAGAAGGCCAGGGCCCCGAGCACGCCCATGCCGCCGGCGTTGGTCACGGCGGCGACGACGTCCCGGCAGTGGCTGAACGCGAACAGCGGGTACTCGATCCCGAACATCTCGGTCAGGCGGTTCTTCATGCCTTGGCCTCCTGGGCGGTGGCGGCGGGGTGGTCGGTGACGGGGTGGTCCTCGGCGATCGCCTTGGCCCGGCGGTAGTCGGGCTTGCCGCTGGGGTGGCGGGGCATGGCGTCCACGAGGTGGAGCTCGCGGGGCACCTTGTAGCGGGCCACCTTCGTGCGGCAGTGCTCGGTCAGCTCGTCGAGCGTGGGCGCGGCGCCGGGCCGGGGTTCGACGATGGCGGCGACCCGCTGGCCCCAGCGCTCGTCGGGGACGCCGACGACGAGGGCATCGAACACGGAGGGGTGGGCCTTCAGGGCCGACTCCACCTCCTCGGGGTAGATCTTCTCGCCGCCCGAGTTGATGCACTGGCTGCCCCGCCCGAGCAGCGTCATCGTGCCGTCGAGCTCCAGGCGGGCGAAGTCGCCGGGCACCGAGTGGCGCTTCCCGTCGACGGTGATGAAGGTCGCGGCGCTCTTCTCCGGATCCTTGTAGTACTCGAGGGGCACGTTGCCGCCCCGGGCCATCCGGCCGACCTCACCCGGCTCCACGGGCTGGTTCTGCTCGTCGATGACGATCGTGTCGGGCCCGCGGTCGACGTTGATGAGGCCCCCGCCGGCCATGGTGGTGTTGTCCTTGTCGACGAGGCGCATCCCGTTGAACCCGCTCTCGGAGGACCCGACCGCCTCGCTGATGAACAGGTCGGGGAGCAGCTCGAAGAGCTGGTCCTTCACCACCGGTGAGAACACGGCCGCCGTGGAGCTGACGGCCACCAGCGACGAGGTGTCGTAGGGGTGGGCGCGGAGGGCGTCGATCAGCGGACGGGCCATCGCGTCGCCGGTGATGGCGAGGGTGGCGATCCTGTAGGTCTCGATGTTCTGCCAGACGGCGCCGGCGTCGAAGTGGGGGAGCAGGACGGACGTGGTGCCCCTGACGAGGCCACCGATCGTGCCCCACTGCGCGGCGCCGTGCATGAGCGGGGCCAGCACCAGGCCGACCCCGGGCTCGGTCTCCCCGGCCAGCCGCGACATCTGGTGCTCGTCCTCGATGCGCTCGCCGGTCATGAAGTCGATGCCGCCACCCAGGACCCGCCACACGTCCTCGTGCCGCCACACGACGCCCTTGGGGTACCCGGTGGTGCCGCCGGTGTAGAGGATGTAGATGTCGTCGTCGGAGCGGGGCGGGAAGTCCCGCTCGGGGGCGGCGGCGGCCAGGGCCTCCTCGTACGACCAGGACTCGGCGCTGGGGGCGGTGCCGCTGCCGTCGTCGACCACCAGCGCGTGGCGCAGCTGTCGTAGCCGGGGCCGCACCGCGTCCACGAGCGGCGAGAACTGGGCCTGGTGGACGACGGCGACCGAGTCGCTGTTCTCGAGCAGGTACACCAGCTCGTCCTCGACGTACCGGTAGTTGACGTTGATCGGGACGGCCCGCAGTTTGAACGCCGCCAGCATCGTCTCGACGTACTCGAGGCTGTTGTACGAGTAGAGGGCGACGTGGTCGTTGCGACCGACCCCCTGTTCGGCCAGGTGGTGGGCCAGCCGGTTCGCCCGCTCCTCGAGCTCCCGGAAGGTCCGCCGCCGATCGCCGCAGATCAGCGCCGTCCGATCGGGCACGACGTCGACCGTGTGCTCGATGAAGTCGGCGAGGTTGAAGGCCATGTCGGGCAGTAGAACACGTTCTCGGAAGAGGGGCAACGGAGCCCGCAGGTTCAGGGCAATCCGGCGTGCTGGCGGCCGCAGGTAGAATGTGTTCTACTGCGCCGATGACCTCGGGGGAGTCCATCTACACGCTCGAGCTGCCGTACCGACGAAGTGTCGGCCCGGTGGTCGGAGCCTTCCTCACCGGCCTGCGCGACCAGCAGGTCCTCGGCAGCCGGACCCCCGGTGGGCGGGTGGTCGTCCCGCCCCTCGAGTACGACCCGGAGACGGGTGACGCCGTCGACGAGCTCGTCGAGGTGGGGTCGGCCGGGGTGGTCACCACCTGGGCGTGGGTCGACGAACCGCTGCGCAAGCACCCCCTGGACCGACCCTTCGCCTGGGTGCTGGTGCAGCTCGACGGTGCGGACACCTCGCTGGTGCACGCGCTCGACGCGGACAGCGCCGACGCCGTGTCGACCGGGATGCGCGTGCAGATCCGGTGGGCCGAGGCGCGCGAGGGCCACATCCGCGACATCGCCTGCTTCGAACCGGAGGGCCGCTGATGGCGGAGGCGCCGCAGGAGGAGGGAGGGCCGGTCCGCTTCATGAAGCAGCACATCGCGCTCGACTACAAGGTGCACGTCAGCCCCCTGGCCGCGCGGTTCGGCGAGCAGCTGCGAGGCGGGCAGATCGTGGGGAGCCGCTGCCCCCGGTGCGGGCTGGTGTACGTGCCGACCCGGGCCTTCTGCCCGATGTGCACCGTCGCCATGGGCGAACGGGACGAGGCCCCGCTGCCCGACCGCGGCACCGTCACCTCGTTCACGATCCTGACGCCGATCCAGTACCACGGGCAGAAGGAGCGGGAGGACTACGCGCTGGCCAGCATCCTGATCGACGGCGCGGACGGCACGGTCGGCCAGCAGCGCCTCTCCGACATCCCCCTCGACAAGATCCGCATGGGGATGCGGGTGGAGGCGGTGTGGGCCCCCGAGGATGAGCGGGCCGGCGATCCGGGTGATCGTGGCTACGGCTTCGGGAACGCCCTCCGGGGCTGGCGGCCCACGGGTGAGCCCGACGTGGCGGCCGACGAGTTCGCGGAGCACGTGCTCTGATGGCCCGCGACGTCGCCATCGTCTCCTTCGCGCAGACGCCCTCCACCCACGGCGTCACCGAGACCGAGTCCCAGCTCCTCTTCCCCGTGATCGCGGAGGCCATCGAGCGCTCCGGGATCCCCCGCAGGGACATCGGCTTCACCTGCTCGGGCAGCGCGGACTACCTGGCCGGGGCCAGCTTCGCCTTCGTCGGCAACCTCGAGGCCACCGGCGCCTGGCCCCCCATCTCCGAGAGCCACGTGGAGATGGACGGTGCCTGGGCGCTGTACGAGGCCTGGGTGCGGCTGCAGCACGGGGACGTCGACACGGCGCTGGTGTTCTCGTCGGGCATCTCCTCCCGCGGCGACATGCGCGAGGTGCTCTGCCTGCAGAACGACCCCTACTACCTGATGCCGCTGTGGGCCGACCACGTGTCGCTGGCCGCGCTCCAGGCCCGGGCGCTGCTCGACACGGGCAAGGTGACCGAGGCCGACCTGGCCGAGGTGGCCGCCCGCAGCCGGCGGGCTGCGACCGGCAACCCCATGGCCCAGGTGGCGGGCGACGTCACCGCCGAGGCGATGTCCGCCGAGCCCTACGTCGTCGCCCCTCTGCGGGCCGGTGACTGCCCGCCCGTCTCCGACGCCGCCGCCGCCATGGTGCTGGTCGCCGGGGACCGGGCCCGCGAGGTGTGCGAGCGCCCGGCGTGGATCCGCGGCATCGACCACCGCATCGAGCCCCACTACCCCGGCGTGCGCGACCTGACCACCAGCCGGTCGACCCGACTGGCCGCTGAGCACGTGGGCGTCGGTGACGCCCCGGTCGAGGTGGCCGAGCTGAGCGCCACCTTCAGCCACGAGGAGCTCATCCTGCGCGATGCCCTCGACCTGGCCGGCGACGTCGAGGTCAACCCCTCCGGCGGCGCGCTGGCCGCCAACCCGCTCATGGTCACCGGGCTGATCCGCATCGGCGAGGCCTTCCGCCAGATCCACGAGCACGGCCGCACCCGCACGCTCGGGCACGCCACCTCGGGGCCGTGCCTGCAGCAGAACCTCGTCTGCGTCCTGGAAGGAGACCGCTGATGGCCGAGCGCTGCGCGGTGGTGGGCGTCGGGCAGACGCACCACACCAAGGTGCGCGATGACGTGTCCCTCGCGGGGCTGCTCCGGGAGGCGGGTCAGCGAGCGCTCGACGACGCCGAGATGACCTGGTCCGACATCGACGCCGTCGTGATCGGCACCGCCCCCGACTCCTTCGAGGGCGTGATGATGCCCGAGCTGTACCTGGCCGACGCGCTGGGCGCCGCGGGCAAGCCGATCATGCGGGTCCACACCGCGGGCAGCGTCGGCGGCTCCACGGCCATCGTCGCCACGCACCTCGTCGAGTCGGGTGTCCGCCGGCGGGTCCTCACGCTGGCCTTCGAGAAGCAGTCGGAGGGCGACACCACCTGGGCCCTCGGCGGCGGTCGGAGCGGCGGCGTGGGAGCCGGCGGCTACTTCGCGCCCCACATCCGCGCCTACATCGCCCGCTCGAACGCCCCCGAGTACGTCGGGTGGATGGTGGCGGTCAAGGACCGCAAGAACGCGCTGAAGAACCCCTATGCCCACCTCAAGGTCCCGGACATCGACCTGGAGATGGTGCGCGACTCGCCGATGGTGTGGGACCCGGTCCGCCGCCTGGAGAGCTGCCCGGCCTCCGACGGGGCCTGCGCGATGGTCCTGACCGACGAGGCCGGCGGCGATGCCGCCTCGAAGCCGCCGGCCTGGGTGCACGGCACCGCGGTGCGCAGCGAGCTCGGCCAGTTCCCGGGTCGCGACCCGGTGAACCCTCGCGGCGGCCAGGACTGCGCGGCCGACGTGTACCGCCAGGCCGGGATCACCAACCCCCTCGAGGAGGTGGACGTGGTGGAGTGCTACGTGCCGTTCAGCTGGTACGAGCCGATGTGGATGGAGAACCTCGGCTTCGTGCCGCCCGGCGAGGGTTGGAAGCTCACCGAGGACGGTGCGACCGAGATCGGCGGGAAGCTGCCGGTGAACCCCTCGGGCGGCGTCCTGTCGTCCAACCCGATCGGTGCCAGCGGCATGCTGCGCTTCGCCGAGGCGGCGATGCAGGTGCGGGGCACCGCCGGCGCGCACCAGGTCGCCGACGTCCACACCGCAGTGGGGCACGCCTACGGCGGCGCCGCCCAGTACTTCGCCATGTGGGTCCTCCGGGACACGAAGCCGTGACCGCCACCGAGACCCCGGCCGATGAGCACCTGCTCGTCGAGCGGGACGGCCACGCGCTGATCCTGACGATGAACCGGCCCGAGCGACGCAACGCGCTGTCCCCGTCGATGATGCAGGCCATGGGCGAGGCGTGGGACGAGGTCAACGCCAACCCCGACATCCGCGTCGCCATCCTCACGGGCGCCGGTGGGTCGTTCTGCGCCGGCGCCGACCTCGCCGCCATGACGCAGTCGCACCCCGGCGACGCCTTCGAGCGATCCGAGGGGACCTCCGACCTGTCGAGCGGCGTGATCAAGCCGCTGCTCAAGGGCTTCCTCCTCGAGAAGCCGCTCATCGCCGCCGTCGAGGGCGCGGCGGTGGCGGGCGGCACCGAGATCCTCCAGGGCACCGACGTCCGCATCGCCGGCGAGAGCGCCCGCTTCGGCGTGTCCGAGGTCCGCTGGGGGCTCTACCCGCTCGGAGGGTCGGTGGTGCGGCTGCGCCGTCAGATCCCCTACACCGTCGCCGCGGACATGCTCCTGACGGGCCGGCACGTCTTCGCCCCGGAGGCCAAGGAGATCGGGCTGATCGGCGAGGTCGTCCCCGACGGGACTGCGCTGGACCGGGCCCGAGAGGTGGCGGCCGCCATCGCCGCCAACGGCCCCGTCGCGGTGCAGGCGGTGCTTCGGGCGCTGCGCGCCACCGAGGCGACGCCGGAGCGGGAGGCCATGCGGATCGACTCGGAGATCGGGATGGACGTGTTCAAGAGCGACGACGCCAAGGAAGGCCCCAAGGCCTTCATGGAGAAGCGCACACCGCAGTTCAAGGGGAGGTAGCGAGCCATGGACAAGGACCGGCCCTTCCGGGACCTCCCGTAGATTCGAGGCGTGACGATGGCCGACGACACCACCTCCGAGCTGTCCCCCGAGCTGTCCCCCGAGCAGCAGGACCGTCGGCGCCGGCTCATCGACGCCGCCTTCGAGCTGGGGGCCGAGGGCGGCTACGGCGCTGTGCACATGCGCGACGTGTCCATCACGGCCAACGTCGCCCTGGCCACGATCTACCGGTACTTCTCGTCGAAGGACGACCTGCTGGCGGCGGCCATGACCGAGTGGACGGCCCGGCTCCGCGGGCGGGTGGCGCAGTCGCCGCCGCGCGGCGAGACCCGAGTCGAGCAGATGGTCGACGTCCTGAGCCGGGCCTGCCGGGCGATGGAGCGCCAGCCGAAGCTGAGCGAGGCGCTCGTCCGAGCCCTCTCGTCCGCCGACGCCGGCGTGCGCGAGAGCGGGGCCGACGTGCAGCGCCAGATCGCCTCCATGGGCGACGCCATCCTGGTCGACCTCGATCCCGAGGTCCGCGCCGACATCCTCGCCGCCATCGGGCATGTCTGGTACTCCACCCTCGTTTCGTGGGCCAACGGCCGGCGCGACTTCGCGTCGGTGACCACCGAGCTCGAACGGGCCGCCCGCGTGCTGATCACCCCCTACGAGCAGCAGGTCGAGGCGACCCGTTCGCGGGGGAACGGCACGCGGTCGGCGCGGCTCTAGATGGCGAGCGTGCGGCCCTCCCAGTACGGGTCGCGCAGCTTGCGCTTGTAGAGCTTGCCGTTCGGGTCGCGCGGCATCTCGTCGGTGTAGTCGACGGACTTGGGCAGCTTGAACCTGGCCAGCCGCTCGGCGCAGTGGGCGAGGAGCCGCTCGGTCAGCGCGTCGTCGCCCTCGACGCCGGGGGCGGGCTCGACGACCGCCTTGATCTCCTCGCCCCAGTCGTCGTGGGGGATCCCGAACACGGCGGCGTCGGCCACGTCGGGATGGGTCAGCAGCGCGCCTTCGATCTCGGCCGGGTAGATGTTCACGCCGCCCGAGATGATCATGTCGGACTTGCGGTCGCAGAGGAACAGGTAGCCGCCCTCGTCCAGGTAGCCGATGTCGCCGACGGTGAAGAACCCGGCCGTGCGGTTGGCGTCGGTCTTGCCGCGGTCCTTGAAGTACTCGAAGTCTCCCTGCCCGAGCTTCATGTACACGGTGCCGATCTCGCCTGTGGGGACGTCCTGGCCAGCGTCGTCGAGGATCCGGATCTCGCTCGTCGGCCAGGGGAGGCCCACCGTGCCGGGGCGCTCGAGCCACTGCTCGGGGGTGACCACCGTGCCGCCGCCCTCGGTGGCGGCGTAGTACTCGTAGACGACCGGCCCCCACCAGTCGAGCATTCGCTGCTTGATCTCCACGGGGCACGGGGCGGCGGCGTGGACCATGGACCGCAGGCTCGACACGTCGTACCGGGCCCGCACCTCCTCGGGGAGGGCGAGCAGGCGGTGGAACTGCGTCGGGACCATGTGGCTGTGGGTGACCCGGTAGCGCTCGATCAGCCCGAGCATGCTCTCGGGGGTCCACCGGTCCATCAGCACGACCGGGTGCCCGAGGTGCAGCGAGCCCGAGGCGAAGGCCAAGACCGCGGTGTGATACAGCGGTGAGCCGCAGACGTGGACGTTGCCGTCGTGGGCCTGGGTGCCGAAGAGCCGGAGCAGGAACCCGCCCCCGGCCGCGGCGACGTCGGGGTCTCCGCCGGACAGCTTCCGGCGGACCCCCTTCGGCTTCCCGGTCGTCCCCGACGTGTAGTGCATGGCCGCGCCGGCGGCCCGGTCGTCGGGCGGCGTGGAGGGCTGGCCGTCGGTGAGGTCGGCCCACGTGCGGAACCCCGGCACCTCACCCACACTGAAGCGCCGATCCGCCGGTAGGCCGATGGCGTCCGCCGCCACCTGGCAGGCCTCGCTGAAGCGCTCGTGGACGACGAGGGCGCCGGCCTCGCAGTCGTCCACGATGTAGGCGATCTCGGGACCGACCAGGTGGTGGTTGATCGGGGTGAGGTACAAGCCGGCCTGGGTGACGGCGAAGTACAGCGCCAGCATCTCGATGCTGTTCGGCAGCACCGTGGCGACCCCGTCTCCCGCCTGCAGGCCGAGGGCCCGCAGGCCGTGCACCAGGCGGTTGGCCTCGGCGTGCAGGTCCCCGTAGGTGATCTCGCGCCCGTCGGGGTCGATCACCGCCAGTCGTCCCGGGCCTTCCTCGGCCAGCCTCCAGAACCCCGTCGTGTCGCTCACCCGGGGCAGGGTAGAACGCGTTTCAGTCGGAGTCGATGGGCTCTGCGAGAACGTGTTCTACTTGAGGGGTGGACATGGACCTCCCGAGCGACGACGACCCCCGACGGCTGCAGGTGCGGGTCTGGTTGGCCGGGCACCCCGATCCCACCCCCGCCCAGCTGGTCGAGGCGGGCTACGTGACCACCCACTGGCCCGAGCCGTGGGGCCTCGACGCGGAGCCCGAGCTGCAGCTCATCGTCGACGACGAGCTGAGGCGGGCCGGCGTCACCAAGCCCATGAACCCGATCGGCATCGGCCACTGCGGCCCGGTCATCGTGGTCCACGGCACCGAGGAGCAGAAGGCCCGCTACCTCCCGCCGATGCTGCGCGGCGAGGAGATGTGGTGCCAGCTCTTCAGCGAGCCCGAGGCGGGCTCCGACCTGGCGAGCCTCTCGACCCGAGCGGTGCGCGACGGCGACGTCTTCGTGGTGAACGGCCAGAAGGTCTGGACGTCCTTGGCGCAGGTGGCGAAGTTCGGGATCCTGATCGCCCGCACCGACGTCGACACGTCGAAGTACACGGGCATCTCCTACTTCATCGTCCCGATGGACCTGCCGGGCATCGAGATCCGGCCGCTGCGCAACATGGTCGGCACCTTCGGCGACGCCGGGTTCTGCGAGGTGTTCTTCACCGACGTGGCCGTGTCGGCCGAGAACTTGATCGGGTCGCTCCACGGTGGGTGGGCGATGGCCAAGGAGACGCTGGCCAACGAGCGGGTGTCGCTCTCCCGGGACGGCCTCCAGTGGGGGCACGGCCCGACCGTCCGCGACCTGGTCGAGCTCGTCCGCTCTCGCGGCGACGGGCTACCGGCGCCGCTGCGGCAGCGACTGGTCGCCGGCTACATCGAAGGGGAGATCATGCGCTACCACCAGCTGCGCCAGATCTCGGCCAAGGTGAACAAGAAGCCCGGTCCCGATGCCTCGCTGCGCAAGGCGCTGAAGGATCCGCACGGCAAGACCGTGTTCACCCTCGCCAAGGACCTGATGGGGGCCACCGGGATGCTGGCCGCTGATCAGGACCCGGTGTGGGAGCCGTGGGCCAACGGGTTCCTGTTCAGCCCGGCCCTGACGGTGGGCGGGGGCACCTCCGAGGTGCTGCGCAACATCATCGCCGAGCGCATCCTCGGTCTCCCGCACGACGTCGACGTGGACCTGGGCCTCACGTGGGCCGAGAGCCGGGAACGCAGCCGTCAGGGGGCGGGCAGGGCCCCGTCGCCGGAGGTGGCCGCCGAGCGGTCGACCCCCGCCGCCCAGGAGGCGAAGAGCCTGGCGTAGGCGCCGCCTCGGGCCATGAGGTCGGCGTTAGCTCGAGTTGGCAGACGGCTCGCTGTCTGTGGACGGCGGTACCTTCGGCCAGCGGCTACTGGTGAATGTCCCTCCAGGTCATGCGGCGTTCAAGCAGGCCCGTGTTCGCGCGTGTCAGGTGGTGGTAGGTGCGGGTGAGGTCGTGTCGCATCATCGCGTCGGCGCGGTCCGGATCGCGGTCGCGGATCGCCTCGAACACGTCGGCGTGCACCTTGGCCACCTCCCGACGGCGTCGGACCGAGTACTCCCGGTCGCCGGCCGAGCTGGCCATCACAAGGTGCAGGGCCCGTCCGAGGAGCTCGAACACGGAGTTGTTCACCGCCCCTGCGATCGCGTCGTGGAACGCCCGGCTCAGCCGGAGGAAGGCGGCCAGGTCCGCGACCGCCTCCCTCGTCTCGGCAACGATCTGCTCGAGCTCTGCGAGCTGTTCGGGCGTCGCCCGCTCCGCGGCGAGCGCCGCCATGGTCGGCTCGAGGGTCTCTCTGGCTTCGAGCACGGACCCGAAGGCGGTCCGGTCGATGGCGAGCAGCAGGCTGAGGGTGATGGCCAGCGACTGCGAATCGGGGGCGGTGACCATCGGGCCCCCGCCGGGTCCCGGGCGCACCCTGATCACCTCTTGCATCTCGAGGTAGCGAAGGGCTTCCCGGAGCACCCCACGGCTCACGTCGTAGCGCTCGAGCATGACGCGCTCCGGCGGCAGCATGTCGCCCGGGGTCAACTCGTTGTCGAGGATCTCTGCCACGATCCGCTGCGCCACGACATGGGCGAACTTCGGCGGACGGCCATTTCGCATGCTCACTGCTCCTGGGCTCGGACGACGAGTTCGGATGAGCGAGCGCGCCCGCCCCCGGGAAACCAGGCTAATGGTAGTACTGGAATCGCTTGACCCTTCGGTTAACTATGAGCATCATATGGTTGGTAGTCCGAAGGGGGGAGCGTGCGATGGTGACCGAGCAATGCCGCGATGCGGGACGGGACGGGGCGACGACGGTGCACCGGCGACGGAGCGGCGTGTGGCGTGCGCTCGCGCTGCTCGTCACGCTGGTGGTGCTCGCCGCCGCGTGTGGTGGTGACGACGACTCCGCCGATGGACCGGACCAGGCTGCGGTCGCCGACCCGAACGGTGTGCTCAAGGTCGGGCTCAACATCCCGAGCGAGCTGCTGAAGCTCGACTACCGCTTCGCCTACAACAACTCCCAGGGCGAGATCCACTACCAGCTCAACTCCCCGTTGGTCCGGTACGACACCGAGACGAAGGCGTACGAGCCGTACCTGGCCGAGTCCTTCGAGATCAACGACCCGAAGACCGTCACCATCACGATCCGTTCGGACGCGCTGTTCCACGACGGGCGTCCGGTGACCGCAGCGGACGCCAAGGCGTCGATCGAATCCGCCCGGAAGGCCAGCGAGGACGGCGACAACGCGCTGAACGCCGCCATCCAGAGCGTCGCCTCAGTGGACGTCGTCAACGAGCGGACCTTCCGCGTCACCCTGGACGCCCCCGGGCTCGGCGCGCTGTACGAGCTGCTGGTCGGACGCGAGTTCTTCATCATCCCGGCCGGGGCCGGGGCCGACCAGGAAGCGCGCCCGATCGGCACGGGGCCGTTCAAGTTCGTCTCCTACGAGCCCGGCCAACGCCTCGTTCTCGGGCGCTTCGACGAGCACTTCGACGCCGACAACATCGGGCTCAAGGGCATCGAGTTCATCAACGTCAACCGCGGCACCGCCCAGGTGAACGCCCTGCTCTCCGGTGACATCGACTTCGCGCCGGAGGTCAGCGACGCGGGCTCGGCCGCCGCCCTGGAGAGCCACGACGAGATCGCACAGCTGGTCCGACCGGACGACACGAACTTCCTGCACATGCAGATGTGCATGGCCGACGGCCACTTCTGGGACGACGTTCGGGTGCGTCAGGCGATCATGTACGGCACGGACCGGCAGCAGATCCTCGACGCCCTGTTCGGCGGCGACGGCGAGGTGATGAACCAGCTCTGGCCAGAGTCGTCGCCGGAGTACGACGCCGACCTGGCCGACCGCTACCCGTACGATCCGGACAAGGCGCGGGACCTGCTCGAGGACGCGGGCGTGCCCGAGGGGACGCGCGTCGGGATCCTCGCGGTGAGCACGGTGGCCGCCGCGGAGCCGACCTCCCTGATCCTCAAGGACCAGTGGGCCGACATCGGGCTCGACGTCGAGGTCGTGCAGACGGACGACATCACGGCCGACTTCCTCGCGGCCCAGACGGCGCCCTTCGCCCCTCGTGAGGACGCCACGGTGTTGACCAACAGCCGGTCCGGCACGCAGAAGCTGACCCGCTACATGGTCGACGGCGGCACGGCCAACGCCTGCCCGTTCAGCGACCCGGACCTCCAGCGCCTGGGCGGCGACCTCGTGGGCCTCGCGCCCGACGACCCCGAGGCCATCGAGACGTGGCAGGAGGCGAGCAAGCTCGTCCTGGAGGACGCTCGCTGGCTCTTCATCGCCTGGATCCCCACCTACGTGGGGTGGAACGAGGACGTCGTCGGGGGCATGACCCCCGAGAGGAACCGCCAGACGATCGCCGGTACGCGCTTCGAGCTCCTGACCGTCAACGCATGACCCTGCGACCCGGGACGGTGACGAGGTCATGACGTCGGTCGTCGTCCGGCGGCTCCTGTCGCTCCTCCCGTTGCTGCTGTTCGTCTCGATCGGCGTGTTCGCGATGTCGCTCCAGCTTGACCCGGATCGAGCAGCCCGGGTCCGAGCCGGAGGGGCGGACCTCACCTCGTTCGAGGCGCTCGACCAGGTCCGCGAGGAGCTGCGCCTCGATGACCCGGTGGCGGTGCGGTACCTGCACTGGGTGGGAGACGTCAGCCACCTCGACCTCGGCCAGTCGCTCGTCAACGT
Coding sequences within it:
- a CDS encoding FadR/GntR family transcriptional regulator; the encoded protein is MRNGRPPKFAHVVAQRIVAEILDNELTPGDMLPPERVMLERYDVSRGVLREALRYLEMQEVIRVRPGPGGGPMVTAPDSQSLAITLSLLLAIDRTAFGSVLEARETLEPTMAALAAERATPEQLAELEQIVAETREAVADLAAFLRLSRAFHDAIAGAVNNSVFELLGRALHLVMASSAGDREYSVRRRREVAKVHADVFEAIRDRDPDRADAMMRHDLTRTYHHLTRANTGLLERRMTWRDIHQ
- a CDS encoding TetR family transcriptional regulator; translation: MADDTTSELSPELSPEQQDRRRRLIDAAFELGAEGGYGAVHMRDVSITANVALATIYRYFSSKDDLLAAAMTEWTARLRGRVAQSPPRGETRVEQMVDVLSRACRAMERQPKLSEALVRALSSADAGVRESGADVQRQIASMGDAILVDLDPEVRADILAAIGHVWYSTLVSWANGRRDFASVTTELERAARVLITPYEQQVEATRSRGNGTRSARL
- a CDS encoding acyl-CoA synthetase; this encodes MSDTTGFWRLAEEGPGRLAVIDPDGREITYGDLHAEANRLVHGLRALGLQAGDGVATVLPNSIEMLALYFAVTQAGLYLTPINHHLVGPEIAYIVDDCEAGALVVHERFSEACQVAADAIGLPADRRFSVGEVPGFRTWADLTDGQPSTPPDDRAAGAAMHYTSGTTGKPKGVRRKLSGGDPDVAAAGGGFLLRLFGTQAHDGNVHVCGSPLYHTAVLAFASGSLHLGHPVVLMDRWTPESMLGLIERYRVTHSHMVPTQFHRLLALPEEVRARYDVSSLRSMVHAAAPCPVEIKQRMLDWWGPVVYEYYAATEGGGTVVTPEQWLERPGTVGLPWPTSEIRILDDAGQDVPTGEIGTVYMKLGQGDFEYFKDRGKTDANRTAGFFTVGDIGYLDEGGYLFLCDRKSDMIISGGVNIYPAEIEGALLTHPDVADAAVFGIPHDDWGEEIKAVVEPAPGVEGDDALTERLLAHCAERLARFKLPKSVDYTDEMPRDPNGKLYKRKLRDPYWEGRTLAI
- a CDS encoding ABC transporter substrate-binding protein gives rise to the protein MVTEQCRDAGRDGATTVHRRRSGVWRALALLVTLVVLAAACGGDDDSADGPDQAAVADPNGVLKVGLNIPSELLKLDYRFAYNNSQGEIHYQLNSPLVRYDTETKAYEPYLAESFEINDPKTVTITIRSDALFHDGRPVTAADAKASIESARKASEDGDNALNAAIQSVASVDVVNERTFRVTLDAPGLGALYELLVGREFFIIPAGAGADQEARPIGTGPFKFVSYEPGQRLVLGRFDEHFDADNIGLKGIEFINVNRGTAQVNALLSGDIDFAPEVSDAGSAAALESHDEIAQLVRPDDTNFLHMQMCMADGHFWDDVRVRQAIMYGTDRQQILDALFGGDGEVMNQLWPESSPEYDADLADRYPYDPDKARDLLEDAGVPEGTRVGILAVSTVAAAEPTSLILKDQWADIGLDVEVVQTDDITADFLAAQTAPFAPREDATVLTNSRSGTQKLTRYMVDGGTANACPFSDPDLQRLGGDLVGLAPDDPEAIETWQEASKLVLEDARWLFIAWIPTYVGWNEDVVGGMTPERNRQTIAGTRFELLTVNA
- a CDS encoding acyl-CoA dehydrogenase family protein codes for the protein MDLPSDDDPRRLQVRVWLAGHPDPTPAQLVEAGYVTTHWPEPWGLDAEPELQLIVDDELRRAGVTKPMNPIGIGHCGPVIVVHGTEEQKARYLPPMLRGEEMWCQLFSEPEAGSDLASLSTRAVRDGDVFVVNGQKVWTSLAQVAKFGILIARTDVDTSKYTGISYFIVPMDLPGIEIRPLRNMVGTFGDAGFCEVFFTDVAVSAENLIGSLHGGWAMAKETLANERVSLSRDGLQWGHGPTVRDLVELVRSRGDGLPAPLRQRLVAGYIEGEIMRYHQLRQISAKVNKKPGPDASLRKALKDPHGKTVFTLAKDLMGATGMLAADQDPVWEPWANGFLFSPALTVGGGTSEVLRNIIAERILGLPHDVDVDLGLTWAESRERSRQGAGRAPSPEVAAERSTPAAQEAKSLA